A DNA window from Aminipila luticellarii contains the following coding sequences:
- a CDS encoding serine hydrolase: MNMWEELFKELEGMRGKVGFYYKNLVTDETVGFHEDELFRAASIFKFPLFAAMVYEKEHNHVDFSEKIKILESEKIPGCGAVQHMTGDPSVDILTLGKLMITISDNTAANALARHFGIEKMKGVFEKLGMKKTRLNRCLYDFESENKGIMNVFTPKEMGELLEKIYKRTLISKEASEFIEDILLKQQINSKIPAKLPYAFKVAHKTGEEEKTTHDVGIVYAKEPFIVCFASNDTDVPTFESFMRDTSYKLFCKAEA; this comes from the coding sequence ATGAATATGTGGGAAGAACTTTTCAAAGAACTGGAAGGCATGCGCGGAAAGGTGGGCTTTTACTATAAGAACCTTGTCACGGATGAAACCGTAGGATTTCATGAAGACGAACTGTTTCGCGCCGCCAGCATTTTTAAATTCCCGCTGTTTGCGGCCATGGTTTATGAAAAAGAACACAATCATGTGGATTTCAGCGAAAAAATCAAAATTTTAGAAAGCGAGAAAATCCCGGGCTGCGGTGCGGTTCAGCATATGACAGGCGACCCTTCTGTGGATATTCTTACCCTGGGGAAGCTGATGATTACTATCAGTGACAATACGGCTGCAAATGCCCTTGCAAGACATTTCGGAATCGAAAAAATGAAAGGCGTTTTTGAAAAGCTTGGAATGAAAAAGACGAGATTGAACCGCTGCCTTTACGATTTTGAAAGCGAAAACAAGGGGATCATGAATGTGTTCACACCAAAAGAAATGGGAGAGCTTCTGGAAAAGATCTATAAAAGAACTTTAATCAGCAAAGAGGCCTCGGAATTTATTGAGGACATTCTGCTGAAACAACAGATCAACAGCAAGATACCGGCCAAACTGCCCTACGCCTTTAAAGTAGCTCATAAGACCGGAGAGGAAGAGAAAACCACCCATGACGTGGGCATCGTATACGCCAAGGAACCTTTTATCGTATGCTTTGCATCAAACGACACAGATGTTCCGACCTTTGAAAGCTTTATGCGGGATACATCGTATAAGCTGTTTTGTAAGGCAGAAGCGTAA
- a CDS encoding N-acyl-D-amino-acid deacylase family protein: MMKDSFMYDLIIKNARIIDGTNAPWFRGDVGIKDGRIEKIGVLEKAQAKETVDAEDQYLVPGFIDIHTHSDSTLFDYPLAESRIFQGVTTEIGANCGISPAPVNPDRMKLLKDYAGHLDYDWQRFSEYLDRLEKAGTSTNFGTLAGHGTIRLAVMGFDDRKPTEKEMEEMIQLLRQSMEDGAYGMSSGLIYPPGCFSDVDEMAALVKELKPYGGYYATHMRDEATQTVESVKEALEVCRRSGVPLQISHHKVTRKTHWELDCKTTIAMIEKARREGLDVTVDQYPYSASSTTMDSNVPLWGFEGGMEKMLERLQTPEIREKLKAESNASHVGRWGDIFVSYAESEKNAWTIGKSIAEIAEIRGVDPADACFDLIVEEKGRVNEVNYGMCEEDIEYIMSQRFTMTGSDGDAASLDYPGQPHPRWYGTFPRVIAHYCRDRKLFPLETAIYKMTGLPAARLGLPNRGLIKEGMCADLVLLDFATIQDTPDYHNPKCACQGILKVYVNGILTAENGRHTGVKAGQILRKGKERCRGEK; this comes from the coding sequence ATGATGAAGGATAGTTTTATGTATGACTTGATTATTAAAAATGCCAGAATTATTGATGGCACGAATGCACCTTGGTTCCGAGGCGACGTGGGAATAAAGGACGGAAGAATTGAAAAAATCGGAGTTCTTGAAAAAGCACAGGCAAAGGAAACCGTAGATGCGGAGGATCAGTATCTCGTTCCAGGATTTATTGATATTCATACCCACAGCGACAGTACACTGTTTGATTATCCTCTGGCAGAAAGCCGAATTTTTCAGGGAGTTACTACAGAAATAGGTGCAAATTGCGGGATCTCCCCTGCTCCGGTAAATCCGGACAGGATGAAGCTTCTTAAAGACTATGCGGGACATTTGGACTACGACTGGCAGCGGTTTTCTGAATATCTGGACAGACTGGAAAAGGCCGGCACAAGCACGAATTTCGGAACACTGGCTGGGCATGGTACAATCCGGCTGGCCGTTATGGGCTTTGATGACAGAAAACCGACCGAAAAGGAAATGGAAGAAATGATTCAGCTTCTCAGGCAGTCTATGGAGGATGGCGCTTATGGCATGTCCAGCGGCCTGATCTATCCGCCGGGATGCTTTTCCGACGTAGATGAGATGGCTGCTTTAGTAAAGGAATTGAAGCCTTACGGCGGATATTATGCAACTCACATGCGGGATGAAGCAACACAGACTGTAGAGTCCGTGAAAGAAGCCCTTGAGGTCTGCAGGCGTTCTGGTGTCCCACTGCAAATATCCCATCATAAGGTTACAAGAAAGACCCATTGGGAGCTGGACTGCAAAACGACCATAGCCATGATCGAAAAGGCCAGACGGGAAGGTCTGGACGTTACCGTTGACCAATATCCTTATAGTGCGTCCTCCACCACCATGGACAGCAATGTTCCTTTATGGGGCTTTGAAGGCGGTATGGAAAAAATGCTTGAACGATTGCAAACACCAGAGATACGAGAAAAGCTCAAGGCGGAGAGCAATGCCAGCCACGTTGGTCGTTGGGGAGATATTTTCGTGTCCTACGCGGAAAGTGAAAAAAACGCCTGGACCATTGGAAAGTCCATTGCTGAAATTGCTGAAATCAGAGGGGTGGATCCGGCGGATGCCTGCTTCGATTTGATCGTAGAGGAAAAAGGCAGAGTCAACGAGGTAAACTATGGTATGTGTGAGGAAGATATCGAATATATCATGTCCCAGCGCTTTACTATGACCGGCTCCGACGGAGATGCTGCTTCTCTGGATTATCCGGGACAGCCCCATCCGAGATGGTATGGAACCTTCCCTCGTGTCATAGCACATTATTGCAGAGACAGAAAGCTTTTCCCTTTGGAAACAGCCATCTATAAAATGACCGGACTTCCTGCTGCTCGTCTTGGACTGCCTAACAGAGGCCTGATTAAAGAAGGAATGTGCGCCGATTTAGTTCTGCTGGATTTTGCTACGATACAGGATACCCCGGATTACCACAATCCTAAATGCGCATGTCAGGGCATTTTAAAGGTCTATGTAAATGGCATATTGACGGCGGAAAACGGCCGGCATACCGGCGTAAAGGCCGGACAGATATTGAGAAAAGGTAAAGAAAGGTGCAGAGGGGAGAAATAA